One Zerene cesonia ecotype Mississippi chromosome 25, Zerene_cesonia_1.1, whole genome shotgun sequence DNA window includes the following coding sequences:
- the LOC119836775 gene encoding cilia- and flagella-associated protein 298-A, with the protein MVILLVKRGDENQFLYETNVNNQVDDVVKDIVAIFNGRLKVSRICYEFEELWTHGTFLPTEMQGLTEEQIKELKLEDPWAKRCAPQGYVEAKDDMGRRCGLAPPPNLQEVLKKAAEFAKETISKKHVDLRKCMTQKDVARALEELRGATKIVFPAGLPPHDPVRMELDNVEDLTGTQAANEVIDPARACLWACGKRLISGNKLSDHLGKNDKTKVTVKLCCSSEGAPGREPVLTEDERKQLMLQAYRKQEEWKKLEQDEDDSYLDSKWADGQNLKRQFHGLNNISWKPVAK; encoded by the exons ATGGTGATTCTTCTCGTCAAAAGGGGTGACGAAAACCAGTTCCTATACGaaacaaatgttaataatCAAGTTGATGATGTAGTTAAGGATATAGTTGCAATTTTTAATGGAAGACTCAAAGTCAGCAGGATTTGTTATGAATTTGAGGAATTGTGGACGCACGGGACGTTTTTGCCAACTGAGATGCAGGGTTTGACAGAAGAACAG ATAAAAGAATTGAAATTAGAAGATCCTTGGGCAAAGCGTTGTGCTCCGCAAGGTTACGTAGAGGCGAAAGACGATATGGGGCGTCGATGTGGTTTAGCGCCACCGCCTAACCTTCAAGAGGTGCTGAAAAAGGCAGCCGAGTTTGCTAAAGAGACTATTAGTAAAAAGCAT GTGGATCTTAGAAAATGTATGACTCAGAAAGACGTAGCAAGAGCTCTAGAAGAATTACGTGGTGCTACTAAAATAGTCTTCCCAGCGGGTCTACCACCACACGATCCGGTGAGAATGGAGTTGGACAATGTCGAAGATTTAACAGGAACCCAGGCAGCAAATGAAGTGATAGACCCAGCTAGAGCTTGTCTTTGGGCATGTGGCAAGAGACTGATAAGTGGGAATAAGCTGAGTGATCATTTGG GTAAGAATGATAAAACCAAAGTAACAGTAAAGTTATGCTGTTCATCGGAAGGCGCTCCCGGAAGAGAGCCAGTATTGACGGAAGATGAGAGAAAGCAACTGATGCTGCAGGCGTATAGGAAACAAGAAGAGTGGAAGAAGCTGGAACAAGATGAAGATGATAGCTACCTGGATTCCAAGTGGGCTGATGGTCAGAACTTGAAGAGGCAGTTTCACGGcttgaataatatttcttgGAAGCCAGTTGCGAagtag